TCGGTGTCGGATGTTACCCTGTGTTCATTTTGATAGgtccagtgaaaaaaaaatcatgtgtaCACTTATATCCAATTCTACACCTTCACTAAATATTGCCTTCAGCATGAATCTGTATGACTGACATGTATAATTGATAGTATTATGTGGAGTACATTTTTACGGAGATAGAGTACATTGATTTATAGCACTTGTGCAACATTTGACCTATATATACCGCCCTCAAGTGACAGGTCACCTTAGGTTACCTAAGGTCAGTTGTGTAATTTCAACATGGCAGCTTCCAGATACCGAAAGTTTCTTCGTCTCTGTGAACAGTGGCCCATCGACAAAACCAAACGAGGCCGTGACGTAGCACAACATATACGAGACAGAGTTGCCGTAGCTTTCAAACACGGTGATAACTCACAGGTAAGTATTATTTTCAATCAACACGGACCTCCAAAGATCGTGAAAGGTCTGACCGGCCGCGATGCCACTCACTAGCATGAGGCATGACAGATTATGTATTTCACGTAGCGTTTTGTAATTCTGTTACGAATGAGGACGATCTTATTAACTGATCTGTGTTGGATATATCATGGAAGTATCGCCCACTTCCATGGATATATCAAGATCTTCCTTGTGTGCAAACGTTGCGTTGTCTCTTCAGCCTTCTGAGTAGAAATCTCCCCGCGGGGATGGGGTTCGGTAGAGGATGTAGGGATGTGACGTCTggtcacataatatatacaccGTTTATAAACAATTATAAGCTGAACAATGCACCACCTACATCTTGTTactatttgtattttttctccTAGATATCTAACGAACTAGAATGTGATAGAATTTACgacaatttacatcaaataaataCAGACTATTTTAAGAACAAGGTAAGTTTACTCTCTCCAGCGTCTATGCTTTACAACATGTCTTCATTTATTGCATGTACTAGTATGTACCAAAGCACAATGAATAGAGAGGTTGTAATCAAGTTCATTCCTATTTTGCCCAAATGAGATAAAAACTAAAACTCAGTAAGAGCAACTCGATGTCAACAGTGTGTAGTTGAGATGAGAGTATGCACAAAAGGCGTTTTTGCAAACTTTTTGGTAGCcaaaatttaatatcataatatatcatGTTCTTATCTTCATAATGAGTGAGATCTCTACCACTTTCTGTGCACTATTTGTTGAAATAGTATAAGGATATTTTAGAGTGAAAGATAAGTAATCAACAAGAAAtcgtggatgcggaaactgacatcaacttaaaaagacaatataaaactgttctccccaatctgtaatggctgtacatctgattagaagaaaccaataacacagagaccatatggaaaacaaaactacctgaactagacactcacatgaaaacattatatgtataaaaaataaaataaaaaatctaccaatcccacctattctaaaagtGAATGTAATTGtcaccacacattttttttttgttagaccTAAGTCTCAGTGGACACACAGGCTGATGAATGTAGACATGCAACTAGAATTTTCAAGTATTGAAAAGGAAATTTATCATAGAAGAGAAAGCCTAATGGTTTATACTTCAGAAACTCCAaccatagaataatttgtttttatgatTTCTATTACAGTATCCCAGACTTTATGACACAACAGCAACTGGCTGTACTCTAGATGAATGCAGATTATTAGTAGCAACaggtaggtcaaaggtcaaatatgaTAAGTCATGAATATGTAGATTAGTAGCAGCAACAGGTTAGTCAAAGGTCAATATGCTTTCCATCCATATGTAGATTAGTATATGTACTAATCACTAGCAACAGgtaagtcaaaggtcaaatatgaTCATAAAGAATATGTAGATTAGTACGAGCTACagggaggtcaaaggtcaagattgTCATGAATATGTAGATTAGTACTAACAACAggtatgtcaaaggtcaaatatgattgtcatgaatatttagatTAGTACTAGTAATGGGTTCTCCAAATATAATAATGTGTCATGGATATCTTTGAGAAACTCAGAACTGAACAAACTGAACAAGCTGTTAAGTTACTTGTGCATCTTGTGGAATAAAAATTGATGACATGGCTGAGCAGTCTACAGGCCAATTTGTTGTGTAGAGTGGTGTTGAAAAACATAGTCCCACTACTTATAtgatacatcattacatgtttaTCTTGTTGACTTTCAGATAGCATAAAACAAATGGAAGACTATGACAAGGGTTATCTACACAAAATGAAAGACTCtgttataaaaaataacaatgagACCAGATAACAGACAACCACACATGAATAATATGAAGATATATATGGACTATGAGTTATTGAACTTGTTAGAAGTTGATGTGTTTTGTAGGACTGTTATTACCATGCTTGTTGGAAACTTATTCAGACTATCCTGGTGGAAGTACGGCTCAGCAGTATATTGTGATCAAATATGTATCTCTTGAAGAGGTTATGAGGAgtttgtacttgatatttatatttgagTTATCTTGCATGAAAGTAATATTTATGGCAATTTGTTTGCATTGTAAGTAAAATGGCTACTACACATGTCTATTTTTAATTGGAAACCCAAAACAAAAGAAGGTACAAGCTAATGCCAGTTTGTCTATGCTAGGTGTCCTGTATTATTGAATTTCAGTGTAAGTTTTACAATTCATGAAGtatgtttacattcattttgttgacagcGTCTCTTACTGCCACACATGAAATTTAAGCCTCACTTTCATTTGATGGGATGTTCCATTATCCTGTAGGGTAggggtgttttcatgtttgaagcGTCTTTCTCTCTTtgcattggcagtattttttttttcatttgaggTGTCCACAAGTCTTCAGGCTCTTTTTGTTGCTGTCTGAATGACATTATTAGTTGTTCATATCACTGCAAGTTTCATTCGCCTGTTTACATTGCAATCTGTGTTTTACTTCGCTGTCTGACGAATCACTTGTATCGCTAGCAATGACAAACAATTAATGTTTGAAAATTATATGCTCAAACTGATAGGTCACAATGTGGAGTGATAACATACATCTGCCTAATTGACCATATTCGAATgaaatcaatatgtaaatgtgccctCACTGAGATAAGCACAACAGCAACCTGATTTACATATagtgaatattatgtaaatatctacatacaggcATGCTGGTGACAGCCCTTGGGGGTGTGGTTAATTTAATTGTTTGCCATTGCTAGCATTACAAGTGGTTTTTTAGACAGAGAAGTAAATATAGACTGCAATGTGACAGGTTAAAGTTTCAGTGAAATGAAAGATTACAATGATGCCTGAGATTAGTGTAAATAGAATTTGGTTTCCATTCCCAGAGAATAGAATGGTGGGTgggggagggagagaaagaAGTAAATATGTTCAAGTCATAGTGAGTTTTGTTTTAATCAATACCCTTGCAACTGAATTAAGTGTCAAAGTATACTACTGTGTCAAGATTACAACAGCAGAAAGTGAGCTTTGAGCTAAGATGGACACAGACTAAAACCAATGTtgtgatatgtttgtatgttattgAATGAACGTTGGTTAATTTTACTCACATTCGGGTGGTGTTTGTGATGACCTCCACAACCttgcaatatacatttttgGAGACTTGCTGTGTCTACACTATCTTGATGACAGGGCGATTATATCCTGCCCACCACACAGGCTATTTTCCACTTGTACAatctaacaacaacaacaacaacaacaacaacaacaacaacaacaacaacgatctATCAAATCATTACAGCACCAATCTTGAGACCAGTCTTCTGTTGAGTCTCACTGAATGGTTTATGGCACACAACAAGCTTTCAAGAACAATGTTATCAGTTTCGTTTTGAGACAATCCAGGCTGTATGTTTGAGAGAACTGTCAGTAGGAGATTTTGTCTCATTGCAGATCGTgcgaaatatgcaaatatggatAGCAACAATAGTTGTCAATCGTGATCGTGGTCAAGCTTTCACCATGGCCATGTGTGATGACGTTGAgaatagtgttgctaagcgtttgacactttcagcttgaccaccctcaagTGGTTGTTATGAATGCAATGGCTCACATGAGATCTCGTGACACTGAGACAAAAAAAGGCTTATTAGCAAACAGTTCTAAAgtagtttttagtttgtgttcaTCTCAGTAAGACATAAGCTTGGTTTCCATAGTACTAGTATCACACCTCATCAATAACACACATTAAGAGAGTGGTATACTAACTTCATGAAtgttttacatgtgtatttttctttgtttttacatcaattGTTAATAAATTCTGAAGAGTTTGTCAAATTTCTGTGCCCTTTGGAgtctcttttaaaaaaaatatttgtttggttCACATGGCAATGTTAGAAACATATTGGAGGAATTGAAACA
This Glandiceps talaboti chromosome 13, keGlaTala1.1, whole genome shotgun sequence DNA region includes the following protein-coding sequences:
- the LOC144444833 gene encoding ubiquinol-cytochrome c reductase complex assembly factor 2-like, giving the protein MAASRYRKFLRLCEQWPIDKTKRGRDVAQHIRDRVAVAFKHGDNSQISNELECDRIYDNLHQINTDYFKNKYPRLYDTTATGCTLDECRLLVATDSIKQMEDYDKGYLHKMKDSVIKNNNETR